In one window of Halorubrum sp. BV1 DNA:
- the aglJ gene encoding S-layer glycoprotein N-glycosyltransferase AglJ, with amino-acid sequence MSDFDDVCLLLPTMDEVETVARVVEDFREAGIDEILVIDGGSTDGTRRAATEAGARVVEQSGRGKGQAVREAVRDHIEASYVVMADADATYDAADVDAMLDPLFAGDAEHVIGNRFADMRPGAMTRLNRIGNRLINAAFRAIHGERYRDILSGYRAFTRESFLRLHLTADGFGIETEMAVECVKNRIRVTVVPITYRERPGGSATNLHPIRDGGVIIIELYRKAKTNNPLFYFGSLGAVSTGAGAALTAYVLYRWFVHGAAHQIVAIGAVGAAILGIQLLVFGVLADMILSLHREQVTRYERALADRPAESSVDPASPTDGERTRGATDGESTD; translated from the coding sequence ATGAGCGACTTCGACGACGTCTGCCTCCTGTTGCCCACGATGGACGAGGTCGAGACGGTCGCGCGCGTCGTCGAGGACTTCCGCGAGGCCGGGATCGACGAGATCCTCGTGATCGACGGCGGGTCGACGGACGGGACGCGCAGGGCCGCGACGGAGGCCGGCGCGCGGGTCGTCGAACAGTCCGGACGCGGCAAGGGACAGGCCGTCCGCGAGGCGGTTCGCGACCACATCGAGGCCTCGTACGTCGTGATGGCCGACGCGGACGCGACGTACGACGCCGCCGATGTCGACGCGATGCTCGACCCGCTTTTCGCCGGCGATGCCGAGCACGTCATCGGGAACCGATTCGCGGACATGCGACCGGGGGCGATGACGCGGCTGAATCGGATCGGAAACCGGCTGATCAACGCCGCGTTCCGCGCCATCCACGGCGAGCGGTACCGCGACATCCTCTCCGGTTACCGCGCGTTCACGCGCGAGTCGTTCCTGCGGCTCCACCTCACCGCCGACGGGTTCGGGATCGAGACCGAGATGGCAGTCGAGTGCGTCAAAAACCGCATCCGAGTGACCGTCGTCCCGATCACCTACCGCGAGCGGCCCGGCGGCTCCGCGACGAACCTCCACCCGATCCGCGATGGCGGGGTTATCATCATCGAACTGTACCGGAAGGCGAAGACGAACAACCCCCTGTTCTACTTCGGCAGCCTCGGTGCCGTCTCGACGGGTGCCGGCGCGGCGCTGACCGCGTACGTCCTCTACCGCTGGTTCGTCCACGGGGCGGCCCACCAGATAGTCGCCATCGGCGCGGTCGGCGCGGCCATCCTCGGGATCCAGCTTCTGGTGTTCGGCGTGCTCGCCGACATGATCCTGTCTTTACACCGCGAGCAGGTGACGCGCTACGAGCGGGCGTTGGCGGACCGACCGGCGGAGTCGTCGGTCGACCCGGCCTCCCCGACCGACGGTGAGAGAACGCGCGGCGCGACCGACGGCGAGTCGACGGACTGA